CGAGACAGTCGGCGCGGACGGAGGCGGCATCGTGAGCGAAACGACACCGACGATGGAGCAGGTGCGATCGACGGACGGCACACCCATCGCGTTCGAGCGATCCGGCACCGGGCCAGCGATCATCCGGGCCGCCGCTCGTGGCCGCCCGCCGGCGGGCCGCCGCTCGCGGCCGACGCGACGCGACGCAGACGGTCAGTTGTCGAGCAGCACCTCGGTGACGAGGGCCGCGACGGCGTCCGGCGACCAGGCCCCCGCCACGCCGGGCCGTGCCGCCAGATAGCTGACGATCCGCTCGGCCGGCCAGCCGTGCGACTCACGCAGACCGCGGGCGATCATGCTGAGGTAGATGGGAGCGGGTGGCCGGCACCGCTCGGCTGACGCCCCCTCGGGAGCGGTGAAGGTGAGCATCGGGACACCGCTGCGGCTGCCCGGGCAGACCAGCGTCTCGTACCGCCCCGGGCCGAGCGTGGCCCGTCCGTTGGCGACGGCCGCGTCGATGGCCGCGCCGGTCGCCAAAATCAGGTCGGCGGCGTCACCCGCTGGGCGGTACATCTCCTGGGCCGCGATGTCGGCGAACTGCTCCATGGTGACCAGGTAGGCGCGGGCCGCGGCCTCGCCCGGCAGGTGCGGGTCGTAGAAAGCCATCCCCCCGGTCCAGGCGCCGGATTCGCCCGCGAAGTAGATGCCACCGGGCAGCGACACCGGCACCGACCGGCTCGGCGGACGCCGATCCCGGCAGCCCGGGTACGTCCGCCTACCGCCGGGCGGGCAGCCGCCACCGATGTACCACCCCAGCCGGGCGGCGTGCATGTTCGAGCCGTACGCGACATACCAGACCACCACGACGGGTGCCCTCAGAAGCCGCAGGTCTGGCCAGCGGAATGGCTCACCTGCACGGTGTGTGTCACGCAGCCGCCCGCCTCGACGGCGTGCAGCAGGAAGGCGGTCGGCTCGTCGACCCAACCGACCTGCTCGTCGGCGCTCATGGTGAGCGTGCTCTGCTTC
The window above is part of the Micromonospora sp. LH3U1 genome. Proteins encoded here:
- a CDS encoding histone deacetylase — translated: MVVWYVAYGSNMHAARLGWYIGGGCPPGGRRTYPGCRDRRPPSRSVPVSLPGGIYFAGESGAWTGGMAFYDPHLPGEAAARAYLVTMEQFADIAAQEMYRPAGDAADLILATGAAIDAAVANGRATLGPGRYETLVCPGSRSGVPMLTFTAPEGASAERCRPPAPIYLSMIARGLRESHGWPAERIVSYLAARPGVAGAWSPDAVAALVTEVLLDN